A portion of the Burkholderiales bacterium genome contains these proteins:
- a CDS encoding peroxiredoxin, producing the protein KHSVATPVNWRPGQDVIIPTSVSDEEAKKKYPQGFKTLKPYLRTVAQPK; encoded by the coding sequence CAAACATTCGGTGGCAACGCCGGTGAACTGGAGGCCGGGTCAAGACGTCATCATCCCCACCTCGGTTTCCGATGAAGAGGCAAAAAAGAAATACCCGCAGGGATTTAAAACCCTGAAGCCGTATCTGCGTACCGTGGCACAGCCGAAGTAA
- a CDS encoding cytochrome C552, producing the protein MAPIFVDGQSTPESAQRDIEMEKLAEESGCNLCHSLQHRNYGWSEVLPIGPSWEDVARKYKGQKGTVDRLVAIVRQGSGTDSSAQHWKGKASGVAMPPNAVEISKPDAEKLVRWILSLDKTARQ; encoded by the coding sequence ATGGCTCCCATCTTCGTGGACGGCCAATCTACACCAGAATCTGCGCAGCGGGACATTGAAATGGAGAAGCTGGCGGAAGAAAGCGGTTGCAACCTCTGCCATTCACTTCAGCATCGAAATTACGGGTGGAGCGAAGTATTGCCGATTGGCCCTTCCTGGGAGGATGTGGCAAGAAAATACAAGGGCCAAAAGGGAACCGTTGACCGTCTGGTCGCGATCGTGCGCCAAGGCTCAGGTACCGATTCTTCGGCTCAGCACTGGAAGGGCAAAGCTAGCGGGGTAGCTATGCCACCAAATGCTGTTGAAATCAGTAAACCGGACGCTGAGAAGCTGGTGCGTTGGATCTTATCGTTGGACAAAACCGCACGCCAGTAA
- a CDS encoding ABC transporter permease, with translation MKGIFRLAFKLLVNDTAKFTALLVGITFAVFLMIQMTSIFAGVLGKSSANVTNIGSSIWVMDPAVNTVANTIPMPDYVLDAIRSINGVKYAVPLYSGAALAKLRSGTYQSVSVLGLDDTSLVGRPKLLEGNIDDIFAENAFIVVKDTEFQKFESPTVGYEFEINDHRGIVVGIAKLASAGLFGIPTLYTTYNRALQYLPNSRFTLSYVLVEPKSIGDVQHIKQQIKALGYLALTKKEFIQRISDFYIYQTSLGTNILLMTIISFIVGLSISGQTFYTFVLENLEKFGALKAIGTKRYELVCMILFQAGFTALIGYGLGIGLCTALIAFAKLRLPSYAAIVTFANIGLAFVMVLIIAGISSYIGIRKVLKIEPFDIFRG, from the coding sequence GTGAAAGGAATCTTCAGGCTCGCATTCAAGCTTTTAGTAAACGATACCGCCAAATTTACCGCGCTGCTTGTCGGGATAACCTTCGCGGTATTTCTAATGATTCAGATGACATCGATTTTTGCTGGCGTCCTGGGCAAGTCATCTGCGAACGTAACGAATATTGGATCGTCGATCTGGGTGATGGACCCGGCCGTGAATACCGTAGCAAACACTATCCCCATGCCGGATTACGTACTGGACGCAATACGGAGCATAAACGGGGTCAAATATGCTGTGCCGTTGTATTCCGGAGCCGCGCTTGCCAAGCTTCGAAGCGGTACCTATCAATCGGTAAGTGTGCTTGGATTAGACGATACCAGCCTGGTGGGCAGACCCAAGCTCCTCGAGGGAAATATCGACGACATCTTTGCTGAAAACGCTTTCATTGTGGTAAAGGATACTGAATTTCAAAAATTCGAAAGCCCGACGGTAGGATATGAGTTTGAGATCAACGACCACCGCGGGATTGTGGTCGGCATTGCCAAGCTCGCTTCTGCCGGATTATTCGGAATTCCGACGCTCTACACCACTTACAACCGGGCACTTCAATACTTGCCAAACAGTAGATTTACCCTTTCTTATGTTCTCGTCGAACCGAAGAGCATTGGCGATGTGCAACATATCAAGCAGCAGATAAAAGCACTCGGCTATTTGGCCCTTACCAAGAAGGAGTTTATCCAACGAATTTCAGATTTTTATATATACCAGACTAGCCTTGGAACAAATATACTGCTGATGACCATAATCAGCTTTATCGTGGGTCTATCCATATCGGGGCAAACTTTTTACACGTTTGTCCTGGAGAACCTTGAAAAATTCGGAGCCTTAAAAGCGATAGGCACTAAGCGATACGAGCTTGTGTGCATGATTCTTTTTCAAGCAGGTTTTACGGCGCTCATAGGTTACGGTTTGGGAATCGGGCTGTGCACAGCCCTGATAGCATTCGCGAAGTTGAGGCTTCCCAGTTATGCAGCCATTGTGACCTTCGCGAACATTGGGCTCGCATTTGTCATGGTTCTGATAATTGCCGGTATCTCAAGCTACATCGGCATCAGAAAGGTGCTCAAAATAGAACCCTTTGACATATTCAGAGGCTAG
- a CDS encoding ABC transporter ATP-binding protein: MPNTAIKANQLAKWFGEGAAKTQAVKDVSFEAYFGEMLYIVGPSGSGKTTLLSMISGILRPNSGTVIVEDKDIWNLPEDEIADFRLNTIGFVFQDYHLFPRLTTVENVAIPLILKKRDWDESMHEAAKCLEIVGLKERADLHPVKLSGGEQQRVAIARAIVSRPDILIFDEPTASLDGDTGRAIIEFVKTNILSENRCILIVTHDARIFEFANEIMKMEDGRIVGVEKVH, encoded by the coding sequence ATGCCAAATACGGCAATCAAAGCGAACCAGTTGGCAAAATGGTTTGGAGAAGGCGCGGCAAAGACTCAGGCCGTCAAGGATGTGAGTTTTGAGGCTTATTTTGGCGAGATGCTTTACATTGTGGGTCCATCGGGAAGCGGCAAGACAACTCTGCTAAGCATGATTTCAGGCATACTCCGCCCTAACTCGGGCACGGTAATTGTTGAAGATAAAGACATTTGGAATTTGCCCGAAGACGAGATTGCCGATTTTAGACTGAACACAATTGGTTTTGTGTTCCAGGATTACCACCTCTTTCCGCGGCTGACCACAGTTGAAAATGTCGCAATCCCGCTTATTTTGAAAAAGCGCGACTGGGACGAATCAATGCACGAGGCGGCAAAATGTCTTGAGATAGTCGGACTCAAAGAACGCGCGGATCTCCATCCAGTCAAACTGAGTGGCGGCGAGCAGCAGCGGGTCGCGATTGCGCGCGCTATTGTTAGCCGCCCTGATATTTTGATATTTGACGAACCGACCGCTTCGCTGGATGGCGACACAGGGAGGGCGATTATCGAATTTGTAAAGACAAATATTCTCAGTGAGAACCGTTGTATTTTGATCGTGACACACGATGCCAGAATTTTCGAATTCGCGAATGAAATAATGAAGATGGAAGATGGACGGATAGTCGGAGTCGAAAAGGTACACTAG
- a CDS encoding biotin/lipoyl-binding protein — protein MRNKLLLLLCAVGILAGLLSAYISSAPKIPLSPAFNPASNPYEKGIYANGIIESYQTNGENINIYPEVSAPITQILVSEGDTVHQGAPLLTMDDSVQRATAEQQKSQAEAALALLKELKAQPRKETLQVSEAQVVLARANLKTAKDQLDKQRESYELEPKSVSKDTLDNAINAVEVAKANLEVAEKQLELTKAGAWIYDIENQEKQYNALSKAYLASSALLAKYTIRAPMDGVVLAIKAAVGSYVSPQGAYGTYTEDFNPVVVMGSAQAYLEVRCYIDEILVHRLPQGAEMKATMLIRGTNISIPLEYLRAQPYVSPKIELSNQRQERVDVRVLPLIFRFKKPDNVNLYPGQLVDVYVAEK, from the coding sequence GTGAGAAACAAGCTGCTACTCTTGCTATGCGCTGTCGGCATCTTGGCTGGACTGCTAAGCGCGTATATTTCCAGTGCTCCAAAAATTCCGCTGTCGCCCGCGTTTAATCCGGCTTCAAATCCCTACGAAAAAGGGATCTACGCCAACGGCATCATTGAGAGCTATCAGACAAACGGCGAGAACATCAACATCTACCCCGAGGTATCCGCCCCAATCACACAGATCCTGGTCAGCGAGGGGGATACTGTGCACCAAGGCGCTCCGCTGCTCACGATGGATGACTCGGTTCAGAGGGCAACCGCCGAGCAGCAGAAGTCTCAGGCGGAGGCAGCATTGGCCCTTCTGAAAGAACTGAAGGCCCAGCCCAGAAAAGAAACCTTGCAGGTGTCTGAAGCGCAAGTTGTGTTGGCGAGGGCTAATTTGAAAACCGCAAAGGACCAACTGGATAAACAGAGGGAGTCTTACGAACTGGAACCCAAATCGGTAAGCAAGGACACGCTGGATAATGCAATCAATGCCGTCGAAGTAGCAAAGGCTAACCTGGAAGTCGCCGAGAAACAACTCGAACTCACAAAAGCCGGAGCGTGGATATACGACATCGAAAATCAGGAAAAACAGTACAACGCGCTGTCCAAAGCATACTTGGCATCAAGTGCTCTGCTGGCGAAGTACACCATACGTGCGCCGATGGATGGGGTCGTTCTCGCAATTAAGGCGGCAGTAGGAAGCTACGTATCACCGCAGGGAGCCTATGGCACTTACACCGAAGATTTCAACCCGGTGGTCGTCATGGGAAGTGCGCAGGCCTACCTCGAGGTTAGATGCTACATCGACGAGATATTGGTACACCGACTGCCTCAAGGCGCAGAAATGAAAGCAACGATGTTGATCCGAGGCACCAACATCAGCATTCCCTTGGAGTACCTGCGCGCACAGCCCTATGTATCGCCCAAAATTGAATTGTCGAACCAGAGGCAAGAGCGGGTGGATGTAAGAGTGCTGCCTTTGATCTTCAGGTTCAAGAAACCGGATAACGTCAACCTTTACCCAGGACAACTGGTGGATGTGTATGTCGCGGAGAAATAG
- a CDS encoding efflux transporter outer membrane subunit, whose product MKIFDGKQSAYAATSRRPVRLPIQKFQRVLAGGRALRVVRGLCLASLCSVVGCAVGPDFVPPSKPSVGQYTHGKEPSATLNADGQAQHFEPGAEVVGDWWRLFNSDKLDSVVKEAVTQNQNIQSAQASLRQSRAQLQAGYGVFYPQIDAGFSASRQRSSPARVSGNVESSVFNLFTLSAVVSYTLDVFGGERRNIENLQALVEYQRYTLLATYLTLTGNIVNATIAQAAYAAEIEATQQLVDSLKEEIKITEAQAQAGTIPYSNLLSLQSQSAAIEATLPPIRQKLNQTEHLLATLAGRAPADWQPQKISLEEIALPENLPLTLPSEVVGQRPDILEAEALLHSSSAQIGIATAALFPSFTINAGYGLNNTSAGNLFGSNSSFWSIGGGVVAPLFHGGTLLSQRQAAIEGYQQSLSNYRQTVLGGLEQVADTLRALEHDAETLQAESNALTTAEEALSLIRTNYRAGTVSYLQVLIATTQFHQAQIGYLQAKAQRLQDTVALYVALGGGWWNGGNLVPANAAAG is encoded by the coding sequence TTGAAGATATTCGACGGCAAACAATCAGCTTATGCGGCGACGTCGCGGAGACCCGTGCGCTTACCCATTCAAAAATTTCAGCGCGTGCTCGCCGGCGGACGGGCTTTGCGCGTAGTGCGGGGCTTGTGCCTGGCGTCACTCTGCTCTGTCGTAGGTTGCGCGGTCGGACCGGATTTCGTTCCTCCGAGCAAGCCATCGGTTGGGCAGTATACGCATGGCAAAGAGCCAAGCGCGACGTTAAACGCGGACGGTCAAGCCCAGCACTTCGAACCGGGCGCGGAGGTGGTCGGCGACTGGTGGCGACTGTTCAACTCCGACAAACTGGATAGCGTAGTCAAAGAAGCTGTTACTCAAAATCAGAATATTCAATCGGCGCAGGCAAGCTTGCGCCAGAGTCGAGCACAATTGCAGGCCGGTTACGGAGTTTTCTATCCTCAAATTGACGCCGGATTTAGCGCGTCACGTCAAAGGTCGTCGCCGGCCCGCGTTAGCGGAAACGTCGAGAGCAGCGTATTTAATTTATTCACACTTTCAGCGGTGGTTAGCTATACCCTCGATGTGTTCGGGGGAGAACGCCGTAACATCGAAAACCTGCAGGCCTTAGTCGAATATCAACGCTATACATTATTGGCAACCTATCTCACGCTCACGGGCAACATTGTTAACGCGACCATCGCCCAGGCTGCGTATGCTGCAGAAATTGAAGCTACGCAACAACTTGTTGACTCTCTTAAGGAGGAGATAAAGATTACCGAGGCCCAAGCGCAAGCAGGAACGATACCTTATTCGAACCTGCTTAGTTTGCAGTCTCAATCGGCCGCCATCGAGGCGACTCTTCCGCCGATTAGACAAAAACTTAACCAGACTGAGCATTTGCTCGCGACACTTGCAGGTCGCGCGCCTGCGGATTGGCAGCCCCAGAAAATTAGTTTGGAGGAGATCGCGCTTCCCGAGAATCTACCGCTTACCTTGCCCTCGGAGGTTGTTGGTCAACGCCCGGATATTCTCGAGGCGGAAGCCTTGTTACATAGCAGCAGTGCCCAAATCGGGATTGCCACCGCTGCTCTATTTCCCAGTTTTACAATAAATGCAGGTTATGGTCTCAACAATACTTCGGCGGGTAATCTGTTCGGTAGTAACAGCAGCTTCTGGAGTATAGGTGGGGGCGTTGTGGCACCATTGTTTCACGGCGGGACCCTGCTCTCCCAACGCCAAGCCGCAATTGAAGGATACCAGCAATCGCTAAGCAACTATCGGCAGACGGTTCTTGGCGGCCTCGAGCAGGTTGCTGATACGCTACGTGCCTTGGAACATGACGCCGAAACATTGCAGGCCGAGTCGAATGCGCTTACTACCGCAGAGGAAGCGCTTAGCCTGATACGGACAAATTACCGGGCCGGCACGGTGAGTTACCTCCAAGTTCTAATCGCAACCACTCAGTTCCATCAGGCGCAGATAGGTTATCTGCAAGCAAAGGCTCAACGCTTGCAGGATACCGTTGCACTTTACGTTGCCCTCGGCGGCGGGTGGTGGAACGGCGGTAATCTGGTGCCCGCAAATGCGGCCGCAGGATAA
- a CDS encoding nucleotidyltransferase family protein — MRRLDRIVICGVLLAAGGARRFGGKKLLAKLPDGLPVVTAAARNLKGALNHVVAVVRPGEAELSKLLIQEGLDTVACAEAWRGMGASLAFGVSIARDADGWIVALADMPQVQRQTIMALAQAIASGTALAAPYFAGRRGHPVAFGKKYLDDLLQLDGDQGARTLLARDSRELVRIDTHDPGILIDIDTPDQLAKL; from the coding sequence GTGATCTGCGGAGTCCTGCTCGCCGCAGGAGGAGCGCGCCGTTTCGGCGGCAAGAAGTTGCTTGCAAAGCTTCCTGATGGATTACCCGTAGTTACTGCGGCGGCGCGCAACCTCAAGGGCGCCTTGAATCACGTGGTCGCGGTGGTGCGTCCGGGCGAAGCGGAGCTAAGCAAATTGCTGATCCAGGAAGGGCTTGACACTGTAGCATGCGCCGAAGCCTGGCGCGGAATGGGGGCAAGCCTGGCTTTCGGTGTCAGCATAGCACGAGACGCGGACGGTTGGATCGTGGCGCTCGCTGACATGCCACAGGTTCAGCGTCAGACGATCATGGCGCTTGCCCAAGCCATAGCGTCTGGAACTGCACTTGCAGCGCCTTATTTTGCGGGCCGGCGCGGACATCCGGTTGCATTTGGTAAGAAATACCTCGATGATTTGCTGCAGCTGGACGGCGATCAAGGCGCAAGAACGCTTCTCGCGCGTGACTCGCGCGAACTTGTACGCATTGATACGCACGATCCCGGCATCCTGATCGACATAGATACTCCGGACCAGCTCGCAAAGCTCTAA